In Gracilimonas sp., a single window of DNA contains:
- a CDS encoding polymer-forming cytoskeletal protein, with product MRLKPKSNTVKNDQSPQSPAITYITKPTEITGDIKCSDDLRIAGTVEGDIRAKQKVILTDSGVVKGTIHSPSADIAGKMTGDVRTSEKLTLRPTAIIDGEIFTKKITIEDGAQIKGSLQVGPDIEVEKRNTQKSSDSMSSNSVSASQSSKNETKKEKDDTDDNSDSEKKSGSKNSGSSTKLSV from the coding sequence ATGAGACTAAAGCCAAAATCAAATACAGTGAAAAACGACCAAAGTCCCCAATCTCCTGCCATTACCTATATTACAAAACCAACTGAAATCACCGGCGACATAAAATGCAGTGATGATCTGCGAATAGCAGGTACTGTTGAAGGCGACATTAGAGCCAAACAGAAAGTAATATTGACGGATTCCGGGGTTGTGAAAGGAACCATTCATTCCCCTTCTGCTGATATAGCCGGTAAAATGACCGGTGATGTTCGAACTTCAGAAAAATTAACACTACGCCCAACCGCCATTATAGATGGGGAAATATTTACAAAAAAGATAACTATTGAAGATGGTGCCCAAATAAAAGGATCTTTGCAAGTTGGGCCGGATATAGAAGTTGAGAAAAGAAATACTCAAAAGTCATCTGATTCCATGAGTTCCAATTCTGTTTCAGCCTCACAATCATCCAAAAATGAAACAAAGAAAGAAAAGGATGATACCGATGACAACTCTGATTCTGAAAAAAAATCAGGCAGCAAAAATTCCGGCTCATCAACTAAGCTTTCTGTATAA
- the holA gene encoding DNA polymerase III subunit delta: MARKQNSNQIYQQVKGELSSGNLKPIYYLYGEEEFYLDQLLEQFSKIIPPEQKDFNFDLLYGQEVTPVQVLSIAQSFPMMAEKRVLIIRNFLQLSKGGSEDGSPSGHINDFISYIENPNPNTLLVMFDTKKPAGNTNIGKAIKKSKNVGFHEFERMADYLIPDWVIDWVKSHHSKSIEPAAAQLLAQFVGNNLQLLSTEIDKVCTFVDTFDTISEADVKKIIGSYREFTAIELKEAIVKRNLEQSLYISEQMLQHTKSDTGELIRLVGFFNSVFVNIWQILRYSEKGFAKNKIQSELGIGSSWYFNKLWDDASNFHYSEMPRIFEALLDADRSIKGFSTLDSTSILFFLVKRIIG, from the coding sequence ATGGCACGAAAACAAAATAGCAATCAGATTTATCAGCAGGTGAAAGGGGAGCTGAGTTCCGGCAATCTGAAACCGATCTATTATTTATATGGTGAGGAAGAATTCTATCTTGACCAATTGTTAGAGCAGTTTTCGAAGATTATACCGCCGGAACAAAAAGACTTTAACTTTGATTTGTTGTATGGACAAGAAGTAACCCCTGTTCAGGTTTTATCTATTGCTCAAAGCTTTCCGATGATGGCCGAAAAACGAGTGCTTATCATCCGTAATTTTTTACAGTTAAGTAAAGGGGGCAGTGAAGATGGTTCACCCAGTGGTCATATCAACGACTTTATTTCCTATATAGAGAACCCCAATCCAAATACATTGCTGGTGATGTTTGATACCAAAAAACCGGCCGGCAATACCAACATTGGTAAAGCTATTAAGAAAAGTAAAAATGTTGGTTTTCACGAGTTTGAGCGGATGGCTGACTATTTAATCCCGGATTGGGTAATTGATTGGGTAAAAAGTCATCACTCTAAAAGCATAGAACCTGCAGCAGCCCAACTGTTAGCTCAATTTGTGGGTAATAACCTCCAGTTACTGTCCACAGAAATAGATAAAGTGTGCACTTTTGTGGACACTTTTGATACCATATCGGAAGCTGATGTAAAAAAAATAATCGGCTCATATCGGGAATTTACGGCCATAGAGCTTAAAGAAGCCATTGTTAAGAGAAATCTGGAACAATCACTATACATTTCGGAACAGATGTTGCAACACACTAAATCAGACACGGGAGAATTGATTCGTCTCGTGGGGTTCTTTAACAGTGTGTTCGTAAATATCTGGCAAATTTTGAGGTACTCTGAAAAAGGGTTTGCTAAAAATAAAATTCAGAGTGAGTTAGGCATCGGCAGCAGCTGGTACTTTAACAAGCTTTGGGATGACGCCTCAAACTTTCATTACAGCGAAATGCCCCGGATATTTGAAGCTCTCTTGGATGCAGATCGCTCCATTAAAGGCTTCAGCACATTAGACTCCACATCGATTTTATTCTTCCTGGTTAAGCGAATCATCGGATAG
- a CDS encoding sigma-70 family RNA polymerase sigma factor has protein sequence MKAFQATYVKKYDDEDLMEYFQNGQELAFNELVYRYQDRLHNFLYRYTHNHQDCEDLVQETFLRVHKSKHSYERIAKFSTWMYTIALNLAKSLYKKKQRMYKVSIHKDESDPDDRELLLEDANILQDDALHEKLCMEQLEKALMELPEDFREVIILRDLQQLSYEEISEITSIPMGTVKSRINRGRAQVQALIEDYAQLGTNAA, from the coding sequence ATGAAAGCGTTTCAAGCGACATACGTAAAGAAGTATGATGATGAAGATTTAATGGAATATTTCCAAAACGGTCAGGAGTTGGCTTTCAATGAATTAGTTTATCGGTACCAAGATCGCCTTCATAACTTCTTATATCGCTATACACACAATCATCAGGATTGTGAAGATTTGGTACAAGAAACCTTTCTCAGAGTTCATAAAAGTAAACATTCTTATGAGCGCATTGCTAAATTTTCGACATGGATGTATACCATTGCGCTGAACCTTGCCAAGAGCTTATACAAAAAGAAACAGCGAATGTATAAAGTGTCGATTCACAAAGATGAGTCCGATCCTGATGACAGGGAACTTCTTCTGGAGGATGCTAATATTCTTCAGGATGATGCTCTTCATGAAAAACTATGTATGGAGCAGCTTGAAAAAGCACTAATGGAATTACCGGAAGATTTCCGTGAGGTGATTATACTCCGCGATCTGCAGCAACTTTCCTATGAAGAAATATCTGAAATTACCAGCATTCCGATGGGAACTGTGAAGTCAAGAATTAATCGTGGCAGAGCACAAGTACAAGCGCTAATAGAAGATTATGCACAATTGGGAACAAATGCGGCCTGA
- a CDS encoding cation diffusion facilitator family transporter has translation MASGSKKVIYAALIGNSLISVTKFIAASISGSSAMMSEGIHSVVDTGNQLLLLLGLKKAQKPADTQFPFGHGKEVYFWSFAVAIIIFGVGAGISIYEGIHSLQDPHEISNPMINYIVLGLAMIFESFAWYFAWKEFKRTKGSQSYYKAVRRQKDPITFVVLFEDSAAMLGLIVAFLGVYLSQVTGLLIFDGIASITIGIVLGGTAIWLAHETKGLLIGESADLEIVDGIKSMTDNVNSIQTVNEVLTLHMGPEYILVTINADFHSIINSDKIESDTATLSAKIKEAYPRVKRVFIEAEASD, from the coding sequence TTGGCTTCCGGATCAAAGAAAGTAATTTACGCTGCCCTAATTGGAAATTCGCTCATTTCTGTTACTAAGTTTATAGCTGCATCGATTAGTGGAAGTTCGGCGATGATGTCAGAGGGTATCCATTCCGTAGTTGATACCGGTAATCAGCTTTTGTTACTCTTGGGACTTAAAAAAGCCCAAAAACCTGCTGATACACAATTCCCGTTTGGACATGGCAAAGAAGTTTATTTCTGGAGTTTTGCGGTAGCTATTATAATTTTTGGGGTAGGAGCCGGTATTTCTATATACGAAGGTATTCACAGCCTTCAGGATCCTCATGAAATATCAAACCCGATGATCAATTACATTGTGCTGGGTCTGGCTATGATCTTCGAAAGTTTTGCCTGGTACTTTGCCTGGAAAGAATTTAAACGCACTAAAGGAAGTCAAAGCTATTATAAAGCGGTTCGGCGGCAAAAAGACCCGATTACATTTGTAGTTTTGTTTGAAGACTCAGCTGCTATGTTAGGCCTGATTGTGGCTTTTTTGGGCGTTTACTTATCTCAGGTTACCGGGTTACTTATTTTTGATGGGATAGCTTCCATCACCATTGGGATAGTTCTGGGTGGTACTGCAATTTGGTTGGCACATGAAACCAAAGGATTATTGATTGGGGAAAGCGCCGATCTTGAAATAGTAGATGGAATCAAGAGCATGACTGATAATGTTAACTCTATTCAGACAGTTAATGAAGTACTCACCTTGCATATGGGGCCGGAGTATATCCTGGTCACAATTAATGCTGATTTTCATTCGATTATAAATTCGGACAAAATAGAATCTGATACAGCAACATTATCCGCAAAAATTAAAGAAGCCTATCCTAGAGTGAAGCGCGTATTTATTGAAGCGGAGGCATCAGATTAG
- a CDS encoding dehydrogenase E1 component subunit alpha/beta, producing MAITKKKISAEQALHIYKSLLLPRRIEERMLKLLRQNKISKWFSGIGQEAVGVGVALSAKSEDYILPMHRNLGVFTAREVPLYPLFCQLFGKADGFTGGRDRSFHFGSLEHNIVGMISHLAAMMPVADGLALAKKLKKEDAVAFSFCGDGATSEGDFHEALNLAAVWQLPVVFVIENNGYGLSTPTSEQFVCENLSDRAKGYGMHGFNIDGNNIFEVMETVEKARKLALKGEPVLIEAKTFRMRGHEEASGTHYVPDVLFEDWAEKDPILRFEQFLESEGIAGEKEFKNITKEIDQSFKAELNKALETADPVFDEEAELKAVYAQEEPQVPTHADGVTYERRFVDVIQSTLRQAFEEDELFLIMGQDIAEYGGVFKITEGFLEQFGKERIRNTPIIESGVLGAAMGLALEGFKPVVEMQFADFISCGFNQIVNNIAKTHYRWSPPLNITIRAPHGGGVGAGPYHSQSVEGWFMQIPGLKVVVPGTVEDAQNLLYSSLYDPNPVLFFEHKKLYRSLREVTPDKATYEPLGKAKVRHEGTDASIITYGMGVQWALNIVDEYSQKGISLEVLDLRTLLPLDKDAIKTTVQKTGKVLLLQEPSLTLGPLSEISAIITEECFEWLDAPVIRCASLDTPIPHDKNLEDGFIANSKFKEKLSKLLEY from the coding sequence GTGGCAATCACCAAGAAAAAAATATCTGCTGAGCAAGCTCTTCATATCTATAAAAGCTTACTTCTCCCTCGACGTATTGAAGAACGCATGCTCAAATTATTACGCCAGAATAAAATCAGTAAATGGTTTTCAGGTATTGGCCAAGAAGCGGTAGGAGTTGGAGTTGCATTATCTGCAAAATCGGAAGACTATATTTTACCCATGCACAGGAATCTTGGAGTATTTACCGCGCGTGAAGTCCCCCTCTACCCTTTATTTTGTCAGCTTTTTGGAAAAGCTGATGGCTTTACCGGGGGGCGGGATCGCTCTTTTCATTTCGGAAGTTTAGAGCATAATATCGTTGGTATGATTTCGCACCTTGCTGCCATGATGCCTGTCGCCGACGGACTCGCCCTCGCTAAAAAACTTAAGAAGGAAGACGCTGTTGCCTTTTCATTTTGCGGTGACGGAGCTACCAGTGAAGGTGATTTTCATGAAGCATTGAATCTGGCCGCTGTATGGCAATTACCGGTTGTTTTTGTAATTGAAAATAATGGATATGGACTGTCCACTCCTACTTCTGAACAATTTGTTTGCGAAAATTTATCCGATCGGGCCAAAGGCTACGGAATGCATGGCTTCAATATCGATGGCAATAATATCTTTGAAGTGATGGAGACGGTAGAAAAGGCGCGAAAGCTTGCCTTAAAAGGAGAACCGGTTCTTATTGAAGCAAAAACGTTTCGTATGCGTGGGCATGAGGAGGCATCCGGAACTCACTACGTACCTGATGTTTTGTTTGAAGACTGGGCTGAAAAAGATCCAATTCTGAGATTCGAACAATTTTTGGAATCAGAGGGAATCGCCGGCGAAAAGGAATTCAAAAATATTACCAAAGAGATTGATCAATCATTTAAAGCAGAATTGAATAAAGCTCTTGAAACTGCCGATCCTGTTTTTGACGAAGAGGCCGAATTGAAGGCAGTGTATGCGCAAGAAGAACCCCAGGTCCCCACACATGCTGACGGAGTGACCTACGAGCGTCGTTTTGTGGATGTGATACAATCTACCCTACGACAGGCTTTTGAAGAAGATGAGTTATTTCTGATTATGGGACAGGATATCGCTGAATATGGCGGGGTTTTTAAAATTACGGAAGGATTTTTGGAACAGTTTGGCAAAGAACGCATCCGCAATACTCCCATCATCGAATCCGGAGTACTGGGAGCAGCCATGGGACTGGCTTTGGAAGGGTTCAAACCCGTAGTAGAAATGCAGTTTGCTGATTTCATTTCCTGTGGCTTTAACCAGATTGTGAATAATATTGCCAAAACTCATTACCGTTGGTCACCCCCATTAAACATTACTATACGTGCCCCGCATGGCGGTGGAGTTGGAGCAGGTCCTTACCACTCCCAGTCAGTAGAAGGCTGGTTTATGCAGATCCCCGGACTTAAAGTCGTCGTTCCCGGAACTGTGGAAGACGCTCAAAACCTATTGTACAGTTCGCTTTATGATCCCAATCCCGTGCTATTTTTTGAACACAAAAAACTCTATCGAAGCCTCCGCGAAGTAACTCCCGACAAAGCAACATATGAACCACTAGGGAAAGCTAAAGTCCGGCATGAAGGAACCGATGCCTCTATTATTACTTATGGAATGGGCGTACAATGGGCACTCAACATAGTTGATGAGTACAGTCAAAAAGGAATTTCTCTGGAAGTCCTCGATTTAAGAACTCTCCTTCCTTTGGATAAAGACGCCATTAAAACTACCGTCCAGAAAACAGGAAAAGTACTGCTTTTACAAGAGCCGTCTCTAACCTTGGGGCCGCTAAGTGAGATATCCGCCATCATTACCGAAGAATGTTTTGAATGGTTAGATGCACCTGTAATCCGCTGTGCTTCTTTGGATACCCCCATCCCCCATGACAAAAACCTGGAAGATGGTTTTATCGCTAATTCAAAATTTAAAGAAAAACTATCCAAATTGTTGGAATACTGA
- a CDS encoding deoxyhypusine synthase family protein: MSNKGPVSEFITHHFRHFNAATVVDAAKAYEKQLDSGAKMMITLAGAMSTGELGLSLAEMIREDKVHIITCTGANLEEDVFNLVAHNYYKRIPNYRDLSPQDEQELLENHFNRVTDTCIPEEEAMRRIEDHLVKRWVKATKEGERYFPHEYFYDVLLSGDLEDDYQIDPKDSWLLAAAKKNIPVIVPGWEDSTCGNFFASHCIEGRTQSSAMKSGIEYMMMLSDWYQKESGNGIGFFQIGGGIAGDFPICVVPMIEQDLGKKDIPLWSYFCQISDSTTSYGSYSGAVPNEKITWGKLGIDTPKFVIESDATIVAPLIFAYLLGW; encoded by the coding sequence ATGAGTAACAAAGGACCCGTTTCAGAATTTATAACCCACCATTTTCGTCATTTTAATGCTGCTACGGTAGTTGATGCCGCCAAAGCGTATGAAAAGCAACTTGATTCGGGGGCTAAGATGATGATTACCCTAGCCGGGGCTATGAGTACCGGTGAATTGGGACTATCGCTGGCAGAAATGATTCGCGAGGACAAGGTACATATCATCACCTGTACGGGCGCCAACCTTGAAGAAGACGTTTTCAACCTGGTTGCACATAATTATTACAAGCGAATTCCCAATTACAGGGATTTGAGCCCACAGGATGAACAAGAACTTCTCGAAAATCACTTCAACAGGGTAACAGACACTTGTATTCCCGAAGAAGAAGCCATGAGGCGTATTGAAGATCATTTGGTGAAACGCTGGGTAAAAGCAACCAAAGAAGGCGAACGGTATTTTCCTCACGAGTATTTTTATGATGTATTGTTAAGTGGAGACCTGGAAGACGATTACCAAATCGACCCTAAGGATTCCTGGCTTCTGGCTGCCGCTAAAAAGAATATCCCCGTTATTGTACCGGGATGGGAAGATTCAACCTGCGGTAACTTTTTTGCATCCCATTGCATTGAGGGCAGGACACAGTCTTCCGCGATGAAATCCGGCATCGAGTATATGATGATGTTATCCGACTGGTATCAAAAAGAATCAGGGAATGGTATCGGATTTTTCCAAATCGGTGGCGGTATAGCCGGGGACTTCCCCATTTGTGTTGTTCCCATGATTGAGCAAGATCTTGGAAAAAAAGACATACCACTTTGGTCCTACTTCTGTCAGATAAGTGACTCCACTACCAGCTACGGTTCATATTCGGGTGCCGTTCCTAACGAAAAAATAACATGGGGAAAGCTTGGAATTGACACACCAAAATTTGTCATTGAATCGGATGCAACTATTGTAGCTCCGCTAATTTTTGCTTATCTGTTGGGCTGGTAA
- the speB gene encoding agmatinase, whose amino-acid sequence MTKTDQVFTGIKGKHNEFEQARVLLQSIPYDGTSTWGKGADRGFEAFLEAAENMEIYDIETDSEVYKEGVHIIDPILEDASPEAMFEAVYKNTQELLKTDKFLTFFGGEHSISIGIIKAFYEAHPDITILQLDAHTDLRPEYHGSPYNHACAVYDASLNANLIQVGIRSMDSEELKYLDRNKCYFAEDIFGQTDWMDDSLTKMTDKVYITLDLDVFDPSIMPATGTPEPGGMNWNIMIQYLKKVFQQKHVLGFDIVELAPIEGLTAPQFLAAKLYYKMLSYKFANS is encoded by the coding sequence ATGACTAAAACGGATCAAGTTTTTACAGGTATTAAAGGAAAGCACAACGAGTTCGAACAAGCCAGAGTCTTGCTTCAATCCATTCCCTACGATGGAACAAGCACCTGGGGAAAAGGAGCCGATCGTGGTTTTGAAGCCTTTTTGGAGGCCGCCGAGAACATGGAAATCTACGATATTGAAACCGACAGTGAAGTGTACAAGGAAGGCGTTCATATCATTGATCCAATTCTGGAAGATGCTTCACCGGAAGCCATGTTTGAAGCAGTATATAAAAACACTCAAGAGTTATTAAAAACCGATAAATTCCTTACCTTTTTTGGTGGTGAACATTCCATCAGCATCGGTATCATAAAAGCTTTTTATGAGGCCCATCCTGACATCACCATTCTGCAACTGGATGCACATACAGATCTTCGCCCTGAGTATCACGGCTCGCCCTACAATCACGCTTGCGCCGTTTACGATGCCTCCCTAAACGCAAACCTGATTCAGGTGGGCATACGCAGCATGGATTCCGAAGAGTTAAAATATCTCGATCGAAACAAATGCTATTTTGCTGAAGATATATTTGGTCAAACAGACTGGATGGATGATTCGCTTACTAAAATGACCGATAAAGTATATATAACCCTCGACCTTGATGTATTTGATCCATCCATTATGCCGGCAACCGGAACACCAGAGCCCGGAGGAATGAACTGGAATATTATGATCCAATATCTCAAAAAAGTATTTCAACAAAAGCATGTACTCGGCTTTGATATTGTAGAACTTGCTCCTATTGAGGGACTTACAGCTCCACAGTTTTTGGCTGCCAAACTTTACTATAAAATGTTAAGCTATAAATTTGCGAATTCATGA
- a CDS encoding arginine decarboxylase, with translation MKNNYYELIDQTYHFPQNGFELVNGTLRFNNVDLKHLIEKYGTPFKLAYLPKIREKIQQSREYFNQAITENNYSGKYEFCYCTKCCHFNHVVRTALKENVSLETSSSFDIDLIENLYNKGVFPQDKTIVHNGYKTDDYIKKIGRLINNGFSNSICVLDNTHELDKLMELDTKKPIKIGLRISIEEDPQASYYTSRLGINKREILDFVREKIIGNDQVELVMVHFFVDSGVGDNMYYWNEFKKALAQFTKIKKIVPSVTALNIGGGFPIQNSLSFEFDYKYITGEIVRNIQEACKDDGVEEPDIYTEFGKYTVGESGAVIFQVLEQKQQNDTELWYLVDNSLMNTIPDAWSINEKFILLPLNKWQNQYKRVNIGGISCDHSDYYNSEELNQQVLLPAYSDDEAEPLYIGFFHTGAYQDSISGYGGIKHCLIPSPKHIVVDKDENGNLFDYVYRDEQTVDNMLNILGYND, from the coding sequence ATGAAAAATAATTATTACGAACTGATTGACCAGACCTATCACTTCCCTCAGAATGGGTTTGAACTGGTCAACGGCACGCTGAGATTCAACAATGTAGACCTAAAACATCTGATTGAAAAATACGGGACCCCTTTCAAACTCGCCTATCTCCCTAAAATCAGAGAAAAAATTCAGCAATCGCGAGAGTATTTTAATCAGGCGATAACCGAAAACAACTATTCCGGAAAGTATGAATTTTGTTACTGCACCAAATGCTGCCATTTTAATCACGTTGTAAGAACAGCATTAAAAGAAAATGTCTCATTGGAGACGTCTTCTTCGTTCGATATTGACCTAATTGAGAACCTTTATAATAAAGGTGTATTTCCCCAGGATAAAACCATCGTTCATAATGGATACAAAACGGACGATTATATTAAGAAAATTGGGCGATTGATCAACAATGGGTTTTCGAATTCCATCTGCGTACTGGATAATACCCATGAACTTGACAAACTGATGGAGCTAGATACCAAAAAGCCCATAAAAATAGGGTTACGGATATCTATTGAAGAAGACCCGCAGGCCTCCTATTACACTTCCCGCCTGGGTATAAACAAACGTGAAATATTGGATTTTGTCCGTGAAAAAATAATAGGTAACGATCAAGTTGAACTGGTTATGGTTCACTTTTTCGTGGATTCCGGTGTTGGCGATAATATGTATTATTGGAATGAATTCAAGAAGGCCCTGGCTCAATTCACCAAAATTAAAAAAATTGTCCCTTCTGTTACGGCATTGAACATCGGCGGTGGTTTTCCAATTCAGAACAGCCTCAGCTTTGAATTTGACTATAAATACATTACCGGTGAGATAGTCCGTAATATTCAGGAAGCCTGCAAAGATGATGGAGTTGAAGAGCCTGATATTTATACCGAATTCGGAAAATATACCGTTGGTGAAAGCGGAGCTGTAATTTTCCAGGTACTGGAACAAAAACAGCAAAATGACACGGAACTTTGGTATCTGGTCGATAACAGTTTGATGAATACCATTCCAGATGCATGGTCGATCAATGAGAAGTTCATCTTGCTGCCATTGAACAAATGGCAGAACCAATATAAACGCGTGAACATCGGTGGTATAAGCTGCGATCATTCCGATTATTACAATTCAGAAGAATTAAATCAGCAAGTATTGCTTCCGGCCTATTCTGATGACGAAGCTGAGCCGCTCTATATTGGATTCTTCCATACCGGGGCTTACCAAGATTCCATCAGCGGATATGGCGGAATCAAACATTGCCTCATTCCCTCTCCTAAACACATTGTGGTGGATAAGGATGAAAATGGAAATCTCTTCGATTATGTTTACCGTGATGAACAAACGGTAGATAATATGCTTAACATATTGGGTTATAATGACTAA